The genomic window AGGTGTCTCCTCCGACGCAGGGAGACAGCGGTGCCTTGCTCCTAGCGACAGACACGACTGTAGCGGCACCACCTGCTTGTGTGAGGGCGCACAAGCGTGGGTGGATCTGTGCTCCGCACCGCACTTGGACGCATCGTTCACCTGCTGTCATCTGATGTCCTCTCACGCCACCTCCCACGTGCCCATCTCCtctgtctcgctctcctGTACGCGCATGCTCGCTCTTTGAAAAGACTCTGAGCCCCTCACGAAAAAAACCGCCCACGTCCCCTCACAGTCGGCATTCGCAGCAACCGCAAGCCAGCGAGCTCCCGAAAAATGGTGTCCATTCCGCTGTTGTACAGTGGCGTGCTTGGCTTCACCGGTGtcgtcgccggtgccgtCGGCTCGCACGCGCTGAAGGCAAAAACCGCGGAAGAGCGCAACGCCTTCATCATTGGCTCTCAGTACCAGCTCATGCACAGCATAGCAGCCCTCGGCGCCATCGGGTTAAGCCAGGCAGTGCGGAGCTGGAATCCGGTCGCGGCGAAGCGGCTGCAAATCGCCGCATCAATGTTCCTGCTCGGGACAACGCTCTTCTCAGGCACCGTGTACGCCCGCGTGTTTGGCGCCCCCAAGTCTATGGGCCAACTGGCCCCGGCGGGTGGCTACATCTTGATGGGTGGCTGGGCCTGCCTCattgctgccgccgtcgcactgTGAGAGCGCAGAAGATATATattaaaaaaaaaataataCATATGTGCAGATCACTATCCGACGAACAGTGAAAGTGATCAGAGCACATCTTAGGGGGGTGGGGTCGCTGCACTCTTCTTGTCGTGCATTCGAGTGCCGCcaacacgcgcgcgcgcgatcGCGTACGCCCTCCAGCGGCCCTAGGACATCGGGATATCCGCTATTGTTTCTCGCCTCGTCATCACCCACCTCACCCGCTCCACTATCATCAACTCCCGCAGAAAGTACCTTCTTTtatccctctctcctcgctgTTTCTTCTGCTGCCCGCTACTCCCACACCCTGCcccaacacgcacacgttgCCGGGACCCTGTTCCACGCGCTCACGCCTCGAGACACGGCGCAATCGCTGGCAAAGGTTTTTTGGTGTTTTGATGCAGCTCACACCTGCTCGCCTCTCCTACGACGCTCCTCCTTGGTCGCTGAAGCTCTGCGCAAACGTCGTGGGCGTCGTGCAGAGAGCCAACCAGTCTCGCTGAGCGATCTGCTTTTCCCATCGCTGTAGCGACGCGAACAGAAGACGAGAAGGTATAGTTGTCGCGATGGCACCCAAGGCTCAGCCGGATCGAATGGCGGGAggcccctcttcttcctcgaAAAGCACCACAGACCCCATGTTGCAAGGCGCCTATGAGCAAGACGAGTCAAACGACTTGGAGGGGTCGACAGAGGAAATCGCTGCCTTTGAGGcgcgccttcagcagcagcagcagcagcatggcCGGAGCAACTCTGCAGCGACACGGAACATATCGAGGGCCCCCACGTCAGGTGCTCCGCGACGCTCGTCAGCATCGGTGATCAATAGTGCCCATCGGCCGCATCCGTCCTCGAGTGCCGCCCggtcggcggccgcctcgcaccGCACCGCCGACCGTGGCGCGtcagaggaggagcacgcaGCACGGACACAGCGTGGCGAGGACATCGAGGATGTGCGCCGTCTCGAGGACCGCTTCCGTGGTGGTGATGACGACGATAGCGATGAGGAGACAGTTGCACGCCGGCGCAAGATGGGGTTGTGAGGCGGCAAAGAAAGAGACGAAAAGGCGAAGAGAAGAGCGCGCCGCACTGTGCGGCGGTGTGCTCTACAACGTTGTGAATCTTTTCCCTCTCTGCCAGTTGACTGAGACGGCGCCAGGCTGGCGCTGtgggcagggggggggaaggcggaggaggaggaggaggcggaggaggagggacagTGGTTGGGAAAGCGAAAGGAGTTCTGGACATGCACGGTGTTGTCTTGGTACTGACAACGCCGGCACCCCTCACATATACCTCTATCTTGCGCCACGCACAATGTATATATCTGTCCCCGCCCATTGGGGCCCCCTCCTGGCTTCTGCGCCGTGAGGCGAAGCGCGGCTTGCGATTCCTACTGTTTTGTCTGCCCCTGTGGCgctcgcgcaggcgcggccAGCGCAAGTGTGGCAGCTTAAGTGGAACGAGTCGGAACGTCGATTCGGGAGAAAGAGTAGCCCCAAACGCCTGCATAGACACCTGTAGATTTACGTGTACGTGCGATGAGAGATCATTGTGTGACCCACGAAAGTGTTCTTCATGGGCAATGGTGTGGGCGCCTCTGCCCATGCTTTCTCTtgcgtttcttttttttcgttttgtccTTCGCAACCTCGCGGTGCGAACTACCCGCCCTGCACtcacgctcacacacacacacacacacgtgaggAGTATTTCTCCTCCTGCTGGCAGGATCTCTGCTTCCCGCACAACATCGCTCTCTTCtcgccgctccaccgcctctcccctcttccctttcttcttttctctttgttCGTTCCATTCTATTGGGTGTTGGTGTTGCGTGCGGtcgtgcatgtgcgcatgctctttcccttttcctGCTGTTTCGGCATCGCTTCTCTgtgaaacacacacacacacacaggcgcacagaGACCCACCTACAGCCATCGCCCACCATCATCGCTGTCATCAAAAGCAAAACGCTTCCACAGAGTCTCGAGCGAAGAAACGCGAAGGACATACACGCCATCGCAGGGCGtctttcccctctctccttcgaTAGCCCAACTACGTCTCATGCGTCATGGCCGATAACGAAGTGGATGTGATTCTCCAGAACTACTTTGCCGCTATCGCGGAGAAAGACTCCGATGCGCTCAAGCTGTACGAGGACAAcaagcgcatgcgccgccTTGTCGAGCAGACACTGAAGGCCCGCGAAGAGCTTGAGGCGCAGCACTGTACAACGCAGCTACTCGTCACATCGCTGCAGAACGACCTCCGCGAGAAGCAGCACATCATAGAAACCCAAGACAAGGCAATCGCCGTCTGGCGTGACGGCATTGCGGAACTGAGAAGCGCGCTTGAACGTCCCTCCGAGGTAGACCATGGGCTGAGCGACGTCGTCGACGACGTGCGACGCATgtcggcggagctgcgcagcctTCGGCAAGGCATGCAGTACGCACAGTGGTGCTGCAACGAATGGGAAGGGTACTTGAAGGAGTCACTTGTTGCTTCAGAGGCCCGCGAGCGCCGCGCGCTCGAAAGCTCAGCCGCTCACTCACTTCAAGCGCTGTGcgaggccgccgctgaggTTCGCCGTGTGTGGATGCAAGCTGCTGCCCAGGAAGCGGCGACGGGGTCCACGATCGCGCGCTGGGAAGCCTGGCACGCGACAGCGCAGCAAGAGCGCGAGAGCGCGGCAGAGAagcacgcgcaggcgctgcatcGAGCAGAGCTCGAGGTGCTTCATCACGCCCGCCGCGCCGAAGCCGCACATAAGAAGGCGGACGAAATGGTACAGCGGATGGCAGCTCATGAGCAGGAGGAGCGAGTTGCTCATGAATGGAGAGCTCTGGAGGCAAAGACGCAAGTGGGCTTAGTCGACCTGCTCGTCCGCCGATGCACCGCCGCGGAAGAGAAGTGGTGCGACGCTGTGCGGGAAGTGCGCACCGTCGCGCACCGCCTACAAAGAACCATGGAGGAGTTGAGTCGCCTGTCTGAGGTGCACGAACAGACCCTtgtggagcaggagcagaacCGCTTACGTGTCTCGAAACTTGCGAAGAAAGTGGAGCAGCTCAAGGAACAGCAGTCGGAaatggaggcgctgcagcagcgttgcAGTTCGCAACAAGAAGAGCTGCAGGCCCTTCGGGACAAGTACGTGGCCATCGCAGACAAGGAGCGAAACCTACGATATCAGTTGAGCACCTCCACGGAAAATGCCGCCGCGAAGCTGCTGAGTGTGGAGGAGTCTCTCCAGGCGGCCGAGCGGCGCGCCACTGTGCTGGAAGAGCGTCTCCGCACCACGCAAGAAGCCCGGGCGGCGCAGAAAGACATTGCGGCTCTGCGGCGGCAAGTGGAGCAGCATCACGCGACGGATGCTGTGTTGAAAGTcacgcaacagcagctgcgcgagacgGAAAAGCACGCTTTCAACTTTAAGGAAGCATTGGAAGTGTTAAAGGCTGAACACCAggcacagctgcaggccgAACGCGATCGTCATGCGGCAGAGATAGTCGCGCTCGCCGAGGCCAACGAGGATGCGCTTCAGAGCCAGACTGCAGAggctcgcgcgcgcgttgtAGAGGCAGAGGAACGCATGCAGCGGGCACAAGAAACTGCTATGCGTGAAAAGGAAGCACTGCAGCGAGAGCTGCAAGCGTGgacggcggaggtggacacTTTGAAATCCGAGCTTGCCAGAGGCCTCCAGCGTGCTGAGGCAGAGAAAACCGCGAGAGAAGTACTCGAGCAGCAGAACcgcagcgaggcgagcgtTGTGCGCAGCATGGTGGAGCTTAGCTTCGATGATGCGCGGAGGGGCCTgcaggtggcggagctgcaggggCGCCTGAAAAGTGTCCAGCAGCGCAACCGCCTTCTGGAAGAAgcgtgccggcgcagcgcgggTGTCATTGCACAACTACGGGAAGCACTGTACCGTGAGCAGATGACGTTacgcgcgctgcggctgaaAGACGACTCCCTGTCTGCTTAGCGCatggcgcgcacacacacacactcacagagACACATACGTGCCTCTAGCCGGTCAGGTCCCCAGTACTGCCGTGGCTCGGTCGATGACCCTGTCCCTGGGCCCCACACCGGCCATCCTCATCTCTTACCTTCTTGCTCATCTCTCTCACTGCGTTCTCCTTGACGCCGTACAAGCCGCTCTGATGAGGTCAGTCTTGCAATCGATGGGTGGCAGGTGCGCGCGTCGCTCCATCGATCCCCCGCACTGCTCCGAACCTCTttccgtcgtcgtcgtttgCCTGGACGCTGATAAGCACCAGACGAATCAGACGAGTCCAGGAGAACGACCACACGTTTcgtgttctttttttttctttgggAGCTCTATGCATTGCCAGCGCATCTGGCAACGGCAGTGATCTGCACGCACTCGCAAGAGGTGCTGCCGTCTCAACCGCATCCCGCTCTCTCACACACTCGCTCtgcaccctcctccctccttctcttcctctcggTCTTTCTCTGTCCATCCGCTTCCGCTTCCCTCGCTATAACATGGCACACTGCGCACGCCGACGCGACCACGCATATGCAGCGGCAGAAGAATAGCCTCGTCGATAATACAAGTATGCACGCACAGACCCCTTCTTCccaggcgcgcacacacacacacacattacatatacatacatccCGGTATactctctcactctctcgctAATCATCTCCCCGGCAACCATGGAGACGGAGCAAGTAGATAATATTCAGGCCAATGTGCTTGCCATCCCAACCTTTGAGGCGATGGGGTTGAAGGAGGACCTGCTCAAGGGCATGTACAGCTTCGGTTACAAGCAGCCCACCGCCATTCAGAAGCGCTTCATTATGCCCTTCCTAAAGGGACGCGACGTGATTGCGCAGGCGTCTTCGGGTACGGGCAAGACGTCCGCCTTCTGCGTCTGTCTCCTGCAAGCGTGCGACCCGCACACGCGTGAGACGCAGGCCCTCATCCTCTCGCCGACTCGCGAGCTGGCGGTGCAGACGCAGGATTTGTGCAACAACATTGGCCACCACATGGGGCTGACAGCGTACGCGTGCATCGGTGGCAAGAGCACGGAGGAGGACATCCGCCGTCTGGAGAGCGGTGTGCACATCGTCTCGGGCACGCCCGGCCGCGTCTTTGATATGATCCGCCGCAAGAGCCTTCGCGTAAATGGGCTGAAAACCCTCGTGCTGGACGAGGCTGATGAAATGCTGGGCAAAGGCTTTAAGGCTCAGATTCACGACATCTACCGCATGGTCCCACCGCTGCAGATCATCCTCgtgtcggcgacgctgccggccGACGTGCTGGAGATGACGGAGAAGTTC from Leishmania major strain Friedlin complete genome, chromosome 28 includes these protein-coding regions:
- a CDS encoding putative ATP dependent DEAD-box helicase; the protein is METEQVDNIQANVLAIPTFEAMGLKEDLLKGMYSFGYKQPTAIQKRFIMPFLKGRDVIAQASSGTGKTSAFCVCLLQACDPHTRETQALILSPTRELAVQTQDLCNNIGHHMGLTAYACIGGKSTEEDIRRLESGVHIVSGTPGRVFDMIRRKSLRVNGLKTLVLDEADEMLGKGFKAQIHDIYRMVPPLQIILVSATLPADVLEMTEKFMTEPTSILVKRDEITVDSVKQYFVSVDEEKNKFDVLMELYDSLTIAHAVVFCNTRKKVEQLAKKMTREKFAVSAMHGDMPQAERDEIMRQFRNGHSRVLITTDLWARGIDVERVSLVLSYDLPLAREQYIHRIGRTGRMGRTGLAITFVRHDELRLLRDIEQFYATQIEELPANIGEQM